The genomic stretch gctccataaaaaactacggtcgcataatctgagtcttcgcaccaagtgtatcctgtacaaaacgctaataagaccggtcgttctctacgggcatgagacgtggacaatgctcgaggaggacttgcgagcactcggagtttttgaacgtcgggtgctaagaaccatctttggcggtgtgcaggagaacggagtgtggaggcgtaggatgaaccacgagcttgcgtgcctctacggtgaacccagtattcagaaagtggctaaagctggaaggatacgctgggcagggcatgtagctagaatgccggatagctaccctgcaaaattggtgttcgcttcaaatccgtcgggaacgagaaggcgaggagcgcaacgagcgagatgggtggaccagatggagcacgatctgcaaagtaccgggtgcccgcggaactggaggcaggcagccatggaccgagtgaattggcggaaccacgttatgcaggccatgtcttaggacgtacggccatctaagtaagtaagtaagtaatgtggtcaattttagctcctgtgtattattctagatccggatattattatattgggtggaaatcggccattttcggctgttttccagaaaccgcaaGTTGCcagcttacaatccaaaatgttgtctgaggtcgattatggttcacataccaaatttggttgtattttcttgattggttcttgggctgtgcgaaatttgtgtttcattttcatgggatacctcccttctagaagagggagtcgggtttcaaaccattatgtacatatttgttaccactaaaaacatttacctgccaaattttgttccatttggttgattagttctcgagatgtgcacaaatttgtgtttcatccaactattatggacatatttgttaccccttaaaacatccacatgcaaaattcggtttcatttgcttggtttgttcttgagttgtgcagaaatttatgtttcatctgtatgggacccctcccttccagaagagggaggggtctaaaactatcataggaacctttatcggcaccagaaacccctacatacaaattttcacgtcgatcggttcggtagttttcgggcctatatggatcagacagacagacagacttgactgcatttttatatgtatagattacaacatcaatattttagaacctaaagagtgaatatacatttattggattgaagcgttcatgtaaatctattttcacaaataaaaaattgaatgagaaaggctgggtctgaccgctaggtggattaatttaggttttttatttaagtttacataacaaacaaacaaacagaaaCAGTAAGTTCTCTGGCAACATGAGAATGTTAAAATAATGCTAAACGTAAATTATAGTTATTCTGctttccagttggtctcgaggtacgatggtggTTTAACAAGCTAGTCGTCACATGTTAAAATCTCGGCTTAGGACTAGGATTTTGTCTTAGCTGCGCCCATTGAAGTTATAGGATAGAATTtcattacttttatttttatttctatcagTCATTCAATCTTTTTGAGGAGTATTTTAAAACAAAAGGTGTTGCTCAGGCTTGTCAGAAAATTGCATTTTGATTATGCTATATTATACCTCTATTTGTTCATTGGTGATCTTGAAAATTTCATCCCTCTAATTTTGATGACGGTAAGTTTTATATTGTCTTTCGACATTTCCATTTCCATAAAAGTTAGTCAAATAACAGGTGTTTCACTGCAGTAACGACGTGGATTCATTCAAAACTTTCCAGAAATTCGTTTTCATTAATATCAACAATTCAAAGTTTCAAACACGCTTAGACAAATTGTTGCGTTTCGTGTTTACCAAACTTTATTTGCGTGTTTAAAATTGAGGATTGGATTCTCTCTGCAAAAATTCACGTAACAACATTTCCATTAAACACAAATACTGAATTTGATTTTCATTCGATAGCTAGCCTTAAAAATGGGCATCGCCCTGGATCCTACGAAAGCGGCCCGTCAGGAGGAGTTTATGGCTCGTATTTCCCGCTCTGCAATGGATTTCGAGGCGGAAAGTTTCAACACGGATATGATTGAGCATGCAAGACTTCGAGCACTTAAATTGCAGCAGAGTTTCGGTCAGCTTAAGCTATTATATTTAGAACTGGACAATCTGATAGCATCCGTGAACAATGGTACGTACAGTTCCCTAAGGGAACAGCAACTGGACAGCGAACTGGAAAATGCTCGTGAGGTGCGTGATCGTTTGGGAGGGGTTTCCGAGCAGTGGCGAACGACCGATTTGTTGATGCGAGCTTCTGGCAAGGGAATTCAGCAAGCAGTTGAATATTGGAACAGTGTTGGGAAGTCGCACAATGCAGTAGAAAAAATTGACCAAGCATTAAACTGCAGGACTGCTTGCCATGGTTCGCTAATATCTCTTCAAGCAGCCTTAGCTGCACTGCCACAGGTTGAAATACCCTTCATTACCTTTAGACAGCAATCTGCCGTGAAGCATGCCCTAATCTATATGCTTACTGATATGGCGAATCCGTCACGGTATCAACACACCAAACATGTCTTAGAAGGATTCCTATGCAATCTAGAGAGGGCAACGCGTTGGGTTCACGATACCTACCAAGAAACTATGAAAAAAGACCTTAGCGAAGCTGATCAATTGGTTGTGTCAATTGCTGCAGAATTACGGGAGATAAGAAGACAATACATGAGCCAACGAATGGGATCTAAAGTTTACGTACGACCTGTTATACGCAAGTGAATGGAACATATCATTTTagatattaatttatttacaatAATAAAGCAGTGAAAGTAATGCAGAAACAATTAGCTATCGTTTTTCTCGATGTGCAACGTTCGAGGCTGTGACTGTTTACATTCGTAGTCGTCCACACAGCGGACAGGTTTGTACAATGAGCGAACCCAGGGTGTTAGTAGAACCTCCGGGACAGGTTCTGTCTGACCACCCGTAAGAACGCTAACGATGGTTCCGGAAATCACGGCTATGACCGTACCCAGCGCCGAATAGTACATAAATCCAAGCCGGAATAGCCACGGTACCTCGGTGTTGTCATGACCTTCGGCGTCGATATAAAATGTAGAAGTTGCCGTTCTAAAACAATATAGAAAAAGGTAAGTAGTTGTTGTCGTTTTGGTTGTTTCAAGTTTTGCTCTTACCCTGTTGAGTTGAACCCAAGACAGCCATCATATCTCAGCGGTAAGCTTGGATATTTCAGATTTCCTTGTAGAATTTCCAGCTGAGCTCCAGCTGCAATGAAACACAAAGAAGCGAGCGAAATTATCGCTCCCCAGTACGCTCCCTGTCAACGAAAAAATCATTCCACATTTTTTTCGCAAGGTATCAATTAGAAGATTCTCACTTTAGCATTAATTTTTGGCGAGAACATCCCGAGAAAGAAAATTCCCAGTAGCGTTCCGGATGTTACCCCTGACACCGAAATGGCTAGGCTAAAAACACTACCTAGCTTTTCGACAACGTAAACCAGCAGTAAGCAGATAACTCCGATCACCACGACCATCGCTTTGATTATAGAGCTGGCAAGTGCTTCCTTGAAGTTGAACCGAGCCTTCACAAAGTCATCGTAAATCGTTCCTGATAAAGTATTCAAAATAGTGGACATCGATGACAGAGCGGCGGAGAACACACCAACCACGAACAGCCCAGGAAGGCCGGGAATCTTGCGCGCCACGTCCAGCACGTAGTAGGGGAAGATTTGGTCGTTCTTTTTCACAAGACCCGAGTAAACTGGATCGCAGTCATGATATTTGCTGAATATAAGCAATCCATTGTAAACGGAACACAGTTTGACCAGAATGTGACCAACTCCGAAAATCCAAACGgctctgaaattaaaagaaGCTAGTGTTAACATTTGCCGCGCTTGGAGAATCATCTTTATAGCAGTTACTTTTTAGCACTTGATATATCAGGTACAGTAAGAAAACGCTGAACACATTCTGGTGTGGCACCAATGTTCGAGACCCACATCGAGGTCAGTCCCACGGACACGAGCCAAAACGATGATCGCAGCGAGGGATCAGGATCCATGCTAAATGAGATATTGATGACAGttaaaataatgaaataataaaaaccGCTGTAGTGTACATACTTGAACCAAATCAGTCTTCCTCCGGCGTCAGCAATTTTAAATATGTTAATAATACCGCCCAGTTGCAGCGTTCCCAATGTCATTACGATTAGTAGCGCCAGAATCATACTGCCAAATTGGAGTGTGTCAGTCCATATCACTGCCCTGAAATGCATTTAGAAACATAGATGGTAACATTATTTCTAAACCTCGCTGTAATTGGTAACTCAGACCGTATGCCTCCGAAGGTGgtgtaaaaaatgcaaatacagCAGATGACGGGCGTGATGATATGTAAGTCTATGCCAGTAACTGCAAATAGACGTTAATTTGAACAGTGGAAACCATCGATTCCGATTGTCGACGTTTCTATCCTGTGAGGACTAACCTTGGCTAAAGGCGATCGCCGGAGTGTAGATTAACACCGGTACGTTCAGCAAGCAGTACAGCATAAACAGAAAGCTCGCCAGACGACGAACCCGTTTGTTGAAGCGATGCTCCAGGTACGCATAACAGGAGGTAGCCTGCAGTTCGTAGAACACCGGCAGAAAAACGTACACCATGAAGATGGTCACGATCAGGCCGGATATGGAGCAGGCCCAGTACTGGATGCCGTAGCGGTACATTTCCGCCGGTACGCCCAGCATTGTGACGGCAGAAATGTGGCTGGGGGTGAAATCGGAAGATTAATTATATCTCAAGACCAATTTTAAAACAAATGCAATGCAAATATGTTTTCTTTCCGATTGAATTATTATacagaagaaaaaattaaattaaactgCAGATAGTTTTTAATTGATTTCTTTCATAACTATGAGGAGTTTGCTCAAATAAAAAACTGCTTTTTTCGGGAAGATGTTAAGAACTGTTAaagacattttatttatttaaccgtggagttgttcatttttgtagcaaatttttttGAGAGCTCTGTGGCTAATAATAAAGTACAGTAAATTAAAATGACTCACGGCCATTGGCAAGCCGCCATTtgcaaattaaaattgatttcattcCTACCAAGTTTAAAATCAGTAAAATAAAAATGCGGAACATCGAACAGGAAATAAGTTATAAGTTTTTCAATCATCATAACACCAACAATTAGAAAACAAAATCAGAAAACATAAGATCAGTAGTAAGTTAGCCAATTTAAATAAATACTATCAAAATcgttatttttcattaaatttgaaacacaactGTAATTTGTAATTATTTTATCTGCTATAgagaatctatcaaaatatctgtcgtttttctcaatcagcgtagACTAGGACAAAACGTAACAACTAGCTTCTACTTATTCTCCTTTctgttttcatttcatgtaGTACCCTCATCAAAACTTGACATTTTTCGATACGACGCTTATCAGAGTTGCCAAAACCCAGAAATATTATTAAAGTAGATTACAAAATCTAAGGTCGAGGAAGATAGAAATGAttgtcttgaaaaaaaatatccataGTCAAGTCTGAATCTTtctataatattaaaaaaaaaacaaaaattataacatTGAATTCAAAATCTATTAGGATGTGACTTCAATGTTAACCTACATGTTTTGTTCTTTGGTCAACCTAGTAACTGAGTAAACTGCTCTCTCTTAAACCGGGAGAAAAATCATTTGTTTACATCCGCACAATATAATTGTGAATATGCGACAGTAATGCTCTACGACTAAATGTGGCTAGTTTGCTCATTCTGTAAGAGAGGAGGTATAGTTCTCCCAGGCGTTTGACGGATAAAGGAagaaatcaagagaacggatgAAGTGTAGTTGTCCgcataaaatatcaaaaaagatTGAAGTAGGCCCTGGACCACATTTCATGGACTTGTGATGACTGGAGTAAGGTGATTTGGTCAGACGAgatgaaaaatatgttatttgggTCTGACAGTAACACAAGAAAATGGCGGCGAACCggtaaaagttttgaaaaaagagTCTTTGCGGTCTACAATCAAGCATGGCAGTAGTGAGTACCTTTACCAACATGGATTTTACAACCAACTGAGCAtgactcagttttttttcagcatgtaGAGTCATGGTGTGGGGATCTGTGGCTACCTTGTTATGACTAGGGATGTTACGGAAATCTGCacccgcaaatgcggaacatctgcataaaaattgacatccgcattctgatcataccatgcggatatgattaaaaaacctaaattaatccacctagcggtgtgACCCAGCCTTTCTTCTTCGAACtaataatttgttaaaatagatttactccaacacttaaaaaatacaccttgattatttctgctggatttgttattcattctaaacaacaaatttttggtagccaacagcacaactataccgaacatttaaaatttaacatatcgtCGGcctcgtgcaacactggcacaacccaaaattttgcatttttgagtttttgatggcaaacgatgccaaatactgttaagtttcatcacacgaaatcccatttcgaaa from Wyeomyia smithii strain HCP4-BCI-WySm-NY-G18 chromosome 3, ASM2978416v1, whole genome shotgun sequence encodes the following:
- the LOC129729676 gene encoding uncharacterized protein LOC129729676 isoform X1 — its product is MGCSSSSTASEDTLHVNTPVRHIGLPEVAFELQDTAAKIIETIPQAYQRLDEEICARESACPGPRLLTAEAWVDHLRTNVASSNGYDEILLPSNKLALDVKVIDFPNATPNGSSSPTELQNSDGARDDIAKVRRLALKMGIALDPTKAARQEEFMARISRSAMDFEAESFNTDMIEHARLRALKLQQSFGQLKLLYLELDNLIASVNNGTYSSLREQQLDSELENAREVRDRLGGVSEQWRTTDLLMRASGKGIQQAVEYWNSVGKSHNAVEKIDQALNCRTACHGSLISLQAALAALPQVEIPFITFRQQSAVKHALIYMLTDMANPSRYQHTKHVLEGFLCNLERATRWVHDTYQETMKKDLSEADQLVVSIAAELREIRRQYMSQRMGSKVYVRPVIRK
- the LOC129729676 gene encoding uncharacterized protein LOC129729676 isoform X2, translating into MGCSSSSTASEDTLHVNTPVRHIGLPEVAFELQDTAAKIIETIPQAYQRLDEEICARESACPGPRLLTAEAWVDHLRTNVASSNGYDEILLPSNKLALDVKVIDFPNATPNGSSSPTELQNSDGARDDIAKLALKMGIALDPTKAARQEEFMARISRSAMDFEAESFNTDMIEHARLRALKLQQSFGQLKLLYLELDNLIASVNNGTYSSLREQQLDSELENAREVRDRLGGVSEQWRTTDLLMRASGKGIQQAVEYWNSVGKSHNAVEKIDQALNCRTACHGSLISLQAALAALPQVEIPFITFRQQSAVKHALIYMLTDMANPSRYQHTKHVLEGFLCNLERATRWVHDTYQETMKKDLSEADQLVVSIAAELREIRRQYMSQRMGSKVYVRPVIRK
- the LOC129729675 gene encoding sodium-coupled monocarboxylate transporter 1-like gives rise to the protein MSMEIPPEEMAHTKVWFTTIDYVIFCTMMLLSAVIGIYYGFFAKQKQNNTAEYLLGSRQMKVFPVAMSLTATHISAVTMLGVPAEMYRYGIQYWACSISGLIVTIFMVYVFLPVFYELQATSCYAYLEHRFNKRVRRLASFLFMLYCLLNVPVLIYTPAIAFSQVTGIDLHIITPVICCICIFYTTFGGIRAVIWTDTLQFGSMILALLIVMTLGTLQLGGIINIFKIADAGGRLIWFNMDPDPSLRSSFWLVSVGLTSMWVSNIGATPECVQRFLTVPDISSAKKAVWIFGVGHILVKLCSVYNGLLIFSKYHDCDPVYSGLVKKNDQIFPYYVLDVARKIPGLPGLFVVGVFSAALSSMSTILNTLSGTIYDDFVKARFNFKEALASSIIKAMVVVIGVICLLLVYVVEKLGSVFSLAISVSGVTSGTLLGIFFLGMFSPKINAKGAYWGAIISLASLCFIAAGAQLEILQGNLKYPSLPLRYDGCLGFNSTGTATSTFYIDAEGHDNTEVPWLFRLGFMYYSALGTVIAVISGTIVSVLTGGQTEPVPEVLLTPWVRSLYKPVRCVDDYECKQSQPRTLHIEKNDS